CCTATCCCGGCGAAGATCCCGAAACTGTTAAGACGCCGGATGTCGTGGCCAACCGGATTATTCATCTGCTGAAAGAAGATTTTGCAACCTCCCACCGAGAGCGGGTGGTAAAACCTTCTTAACCACCCTCAGTAATGCCTGAGAAACTAGCTTGCTCCACATTGTGCAAAGCCTGACCGGAAACATCCGGGAAAGGTGTGGTTAGTCTTCAAGCCGACAGGGTGCCCGTAAATGCTGGCTCAAACACACAATTCTTACGAGCTTGCAGCGCAAGAAGATCGCTGCTCGCCGCGTACAAAGCTCACCATTCCCGCACAATTACGCGCGTCGGGTGGCCGTGCCTTCCAGACGGTCGTTCACGATCTGTCGATCTCAGGTTTCTCCTGCGCGGCGATCAGTCGCATGCGTGAGGGACAACTCTGCTGGATCACCCTACCCGGTCTGGAATCGCTCCAAGCAGAAGTCGTCTGGTGGGACAATTCAATTGTCGGCTGCGCATTTACCGAGTTGCTCAGCCCGATTGTTCACGACAATATCCTGCAGCGATACAGCCCGAATACGGTATATCGCAGCACGCTCTAAGGAACCAAGTCCCCCAAAGACATATCGTCCTTAGAACGCCTGAAACGGGTCGCTCCCCAAGAGCGGCCCGTTTTTTGGTGTTGCGACATTCGGCGGGCTATTCCGCTCGCTCGAGGGCATCGACCGCTTGCTGGACCGCCCGGTAGAACTCGGTTCGCTGCTTGCCTTCTGCGCCCTGCCCAGACGCATTGGGCCAATTGCTATTGGAAGCGATCACGAGCTTGCGGGCAGGATCGATAAATATCCCCTGCCCGAAAATGCCCTGCGCGGCGAAGCTGCCATCATCATATGTCCACCATTGATACCCGTAGCCGCTACCCGGTGCGCCGATATCCGCCTGCTTGGTGGTTGCCTGTTCCAACCAGTCTGCGGGGACGATGCTCTCGCCGCCGACCATCGCGCCGCCGCGAATAAACTCGCCGAAACGGGCGTAATCGCGTGTTGCCGCCTGAATGCAGCAGCCGCTGATTTCATGACCGGTCGAGCCCAGTAACCATGTGGCGTCCTGCTGCATACCGTAAGGTGCCCAAACTTTCTCGGAGAGGTAATCGGCAAGCGCTTTGCCCGTTGCTTCGCTCACCAACACGCCGATCAGGTTGGTCTCGCCGGTGCTATACACCCATTGCTCACCGGCTGGCACATCGCGCGGAAGCGTCTTCATATAGCTGACTGTTACGTCCTCACCTTCTTCCGCCTGATGCTCGTTGAACAGCGCAACATCAGATTGCGGGTCGGTGTAGTCCTCGTTCCAGCGCACGCCCGATGTCATGGTCAGCAATTGCCGGACCGATACATCATCATAGGCAGAGCCTTTCAGGCCGTCGATGTAATCAGTGACCTTGTCGTCTAGGCTCTTGATATAACCATCCTTCACCGCAGCGCCGACAAGCGTCGACGTGAAGCTCTTGGCGACCGAGAAGCTGGTCCATTTGCCGTCGGCATCGAATCCTAGCCCGTAACGCTCAAAGACCAACTTGCCATCATGCAGAATCACAATCGCTGCGGTCCGTTGCTCCTCCATATAGGCGTCGACATCGGTCGGAATCGAGAGCGGCTCACCCTCGGGCAATGGTTTGATCGTATCGCCCGCTTCAATCACCCGCGCATTGGCCAATATCGGGATTGCATCGAGCGTGCGGAACGCAATTTCGCGCTGCTCATCAGACCAGAACAGAACATTGCGATCCGTTGGCATATTGGCCAGCAACGCGCGCTGATCCTTGTCGAGGCTGGCATAGGTAACTCCCCCGCCCGCAAGCAGAACAATCAAAATCCCGATGATCCATTTTTTCATTTTTGTGCCTTTCCCAAAGCGCAGTCGGCGGCGACAATTATGTGCCTTTGACCAGTGTCACCTGGCTCACGTCAATGCTGCGGGCGCGAAAACCCGCTTCGCAGTACATCAGATAGAAGCGCCAAAGCCGGATAAAACGTTCGTCGAACCCATCGGGCAGTCTGCCCGCGTCCACAGCGGCATCGAAGTTTTCGCGCCATAGTTTCAGTGTTCTGGCATAATCGAGCCCGAAGAATTCCTGATCGCGCCATTCGAGATTCCGCTCGGCGGCGAGCTTCTGGAACTCGCTGTTGCGGATTAGCAGTCCGCCCGGAAAAATATACGCCTGAATGAAATCAGCGCTGGCGGCATAGGCATCGAACAGATCATCATCGATGGTGATAAACTGGATCGCAGCACGGCCACCCGGTTTGAGATTGCGGGCAATGCAATCGAAGTAACTGGGCCAATATTCGCGCCCGACCGCCTCGACCATCTCAACGCTGACGATGGCGTCATATTGGTCATTGGTGTCGCGGTAATCCTGTTTGCGGAACGCGATTGCCGCATCATGATGCTCGCGCGCCCAAGCCAATTGCGCATCCGACAGACTGATACCTGTGACCCGCGCGCCCTCGCTGGCAAAGTGCCCCGCCAACGCGCCCCAACCGCAACCGATTTCGAGCAGCGTGTCGGGTTTCCCTAAGCGTTCGGACAGCTTTGCCCATTTGCGCTTCTGCGCCGCTTGAAGGTCGTCGCCTTCGGCGAAAATGCCGGACGAATAGCTCATAGTCGGGTCGAGCCACTGGGCGTAAAAATCATTGCCCAGATCATAATGCGCATGGATATTACGGGCGGAGCCGGACTTGCTGTTGCGGTTGAGCCAATGCGCCACCTTCGCAGCCCAGCGGAATGGACCTTTGGCGCGGCCGGTAGTTCCAAGAGAACGGGCATTATGCGGGAAAATCGCCAGAACCTGCACCGGATCGGGGCTATCCCATTCGCCCGCTTCCCATGCCTGATACCAGCCAATCGAGCCATTGGTCGCAAGCCGCATCAACGCGCGCCAATCCTTGAGATCCACAATTGTTTCAAACCCGGGATTCCGGCCACCCAGCAACCGCGTGGTGCCATCGGGCAGATGCACTCGCATCACGCCCTGCTCCAGCCCGCGATCAATCTGGTCGAGAACTTTGTGAAAACTGGGGGCGACAAGGCGCGCGATAAGACCCGGCTTACGCTCGAAACGCGATGCGCCCTCTATCAGGCTCTGCCCTCTGTTGAGGCCCCCGCTTGCTCCCTCCGCACTCATCCGACGCTCTATGCCGCGCAGGTCTTAACGGAGCAAGCCCGGAGCAGGGCTAGTCACCCTTCATTTCACGGTAGGCTGCCAAAGCTCTTTCGCGAGCCTCACGGTGGCCAATAATCTTGGCGGGATAGTCAGCTGGCAGGCAGCCATGCTCTTCGGGATCGTGAATATAGGGTTCGTCCAGATCGGCCAATTCCGGCACATATTCACGGATATAGGCTGCTGCGTCGAACTTCTCCGACTGGCTGAGCGGCGCCATGATCCGCACGAACATATTGCTGTCCACGCCGGTCCCCGCGACCCATTGCCAATTGACCCCGTTCGATCCGTAATCGGCGTCCACTAATGTGTCCCAGAACCATTGCTCGCCGTGAGTCCAATCGATCAACAGATGTTTGACGAGGAAGCTGGCGCAGATCATCCGCACGCGGTTGTGCATCCAGCCGGTCTGCCACAACTGCCGCATTCCGGCATCGACGATGGGGTAGCCCGTCTGGCCCTGTTGCCAGGCATTCAGATCATCCTGGATCAAATGCCCCCGATTGGGATTGCGCCACAGCCCCTCGCCATAACCGTCACGGTAGCTTTCCTTGGGATAGGCAGGGAACTGACAAATCACATTCTGTGCATAGTCGCGCCAGATCAGCTCCTTCTCGAATGTCTTCCAGCCTGCGCTGCGCTTATCTTTGAAGCGGTGCCATATCTGGACCGGGCTAATCTCGCCAAAATGCAGATGCGGCGACATTTGCGAGGTCTTGTCCTTGCTCGGCAGGTTCCGGGCATCGTCGTAATCATCGACATGATCGAGCCACCAATCGAGCCGCTCATGCGCTGCTCTCTCGCCGACGGTCCAGAAATCACGCATCCCGCCTGCCCAATCCGGCTTGGTCGGCAACAGATTCCAGTCGGCGAGATCATCGCTGTCAGGCCACGAACCGGGCGAGCTAAGGGTTTCCGGCTCTGGCAACTCGTCACGCGGCGGCATTTGTTCCCGTATCGCTTTGGAAAACGGAGTGTAGATTTTATAAGGATTGCCCGATCCGGTCGTCACATGTCCGGCAGGAAACAGATAATTGCCATCGTAAAGCTGGAGGTCGAGCTTATCCGAAAGCTTCCCCTGCGCCTTTCTCCACCAAGGCTCATAATGCCGGATAGCATGGATCGCCTCCGCGCCAGTTTCCTCGGCAAGTTTGGTCAGTTCCTCGACCGCATCACCGCGCCGCAGGATTATACGCGCATTGCGCCGCCCGAGAGTGTTGCCGAGACTTTCAAGCGAGTGATGCAGCCACCAGCGCGAAGCTCCGCCATAGGAGTGACTTCCGGCCGCCTCGTCATCCAGAACATAGACCGGAATTACCGGCCCTGCTTGCGCCGCAGCAAAGAATGCAGGCTGGTCTGCCAAGCGAAGGTCACGGCGCAGCCAGACGATGTGTGGTTTGGTCATGCGGTCAGAACGATATTACTCCGCCGAAGGTTCCGCACATTGCAAACCGGATAATACCGCCGTGAACCGGTCGCGCGCACGCGGATCATAGAAACGCGCATCGCGGAGCCTCCAGATACCATCCTCGCCCGGCTCGATGAACGGCGTGCGCGACCAGAACAGAAACGCTTCGACCTGCGGGTCTTTGGCGCGAAGCTCGTCCAGATTGCAGCGGTCCAGCGGCACACCTGGTAAAGCTGTGCCGTTGATCGCGTAGAGGCCGTTGCCACCGGTAATCACTTCACGCTGATGAAATATCCCCGGAACGGGACTGGCGATCTGTTGATCGGATCCCGTTGGCGCATCGACGTGTGAATGCGCCGCGTTTGACGAGATCACCCCATTCAACCCAATATACGCCAATACCGCTACCATCGCGGCGCGGGCGGGCTTTATCCAGTCCCCACCGCGCTTCTCGCGCCGGAGCGAGAACCATGTTGCAAAACCCAGCAGCGCCCACAGCCACACATCGATTATGAACAGCGTATCGCCATAGAACCACCGGCTCGAAAACGGCTCCAGCAGGCGGATGCCGTACACATTCAGCCAATCAAGCGCGGGGTGCGTTAAACAGCCGATAAAGCTCAGCAGGAACAGCCACTTGAAATTGACCGGCAGCCTGCCCTCAGGACGCTTTCCGCGTTTGGTCTGCCAACGGTCAAACCCGTAGAGCAGCCCTGCCAAGATCAGCGGCAGCAGCAAAAGAGCGGGCGGGCCATGCGTGATCCCGCGCCGAAAACCGAGATGCTCGGTGCCCTCGAGCCAGAAGAAACACGCCGCATCCACATCGGGCAAATTCGCGCCAATAATCAGTGCCGGCATCGCGAGCCCGGTCTTCTTTTTCAGACCAGCTTGCCCCAGCAATGCACCAATTAGCGAGTGAGTTAGATTATCCATCCTGTCGGACCTCTAATCCGTCGGGTGCCCCTCACTCGCTTCGACGGTCCACGTCTGCCCCTTGGCCAGCAGTTTGGCGAGGTTCGCCTCCTTGCCCGCGGCAGATTTGGCGCGCTCTTCGATTACCGCTGTTTCGAATGTCGGGCGCGGATCGTCATAGAGGACACCGAGCGCCATGGGGAACGCGCCGAACGGCATTTCGATCAGCAGGTGGGCGATGGTGCGGTCGGTTTGGTCATGAACCAACACGCCTGCGTCTTTCCAATTTTCTTCAGTCGCCTCGACGACTTTCAGCGTGAGAGTATCGCGGTCGAGCGAAATGCCTTTGTCAAAACCGGCCTTCGGATCGCCGAACAGCATCGGTTTGCCATGCTCCAGCCATAGCTGGCGGTCGCCTGCACCTTTTGGCGCAGCGAAATCATTAAACACATCCTTGTTGTAGACGATACAGTTCTGGAAAATCTCGATAAACGCCGCGCCCTGGTGAGCG
This genomic window from Pontixanthobacter aestiaquae contains:
- a CDS encoding cryptochrome/photolyase family protein — protein: MTKPHIVWLRRDLRLADQPAFFAAAQAGPVIPVYVLDDEAAGSHSYGGASRWWLHHSLESLGNTLGRRNARIILRRGDAVEELTKLAEETGAEAIHAIRHYEPWWRKAQGKLSDKLDLQLYDGNYLFPAGHVTTGSGNPYKIYTPFSKAIREQMPPRDELPEPETLSSPGSWPDSDDLADWNLLPTKPDWAGGMRDFWTVGERAAHERLDWWLDHVDDYDDARNLPSKDKTSQMSPHLHFGEISPVQIWHRFKDKRSAGWKTFEKELIWRDYAQNVICQFPAYPKESYRDGYGEGLWRNPNRGHLIQDDLNAWQQGQTGYPIVDAGMRQLWQTGWMHNRVRMICASFLVKHLLIDWTHGEQWFWDTLVDADYGSNGVNWQWVAGTGVDSNMFVRIMAPLSQSEKFDAAAYIREYVPELADLDEPYIHDPEEHGCLPADYPAKIIGHREARERALAAYREMKGD
- a CDS encoding serine hydrolase domain-containing protein, with protein sequence MKKWIIGILIVLLAGGGVTYASLDKDQRALLANMPTDRNVLFWSDEQREIAFRTLDAIPILANARVIEAGDTIKPLPEGEPLSIPTDVDAYMEEQRTAAIVILHDGKLVFERYGLGFDADGKWTSFSVAKSFTSTLVGAAVKDGYIKSLDDKVTDYIDGLKGSAYDDVSVRQLLTMTSGVRWNEDYTDPQSDVALFNEHQAEEGEDVTVSYMKTLPRDVPAGEQWVYSTGETNLIGVLVSEATGKALADYLSEKVWAPYGMQQDATWLLGSTGHEISGCCIQAATRDYARFGEFIRGGAMVGGESIVPADWLEQATTKQADIGAPGSGYGYQWWTYDDGSFAAQGIFGQGIFIDPARKLVIASNSNWPNASGQGAEGKQRTEFYRAVQQAVDALERAE
- a CDS encoding SAM-dependent methyltransferase, translating into MSAEGASGGLNRGQSLIEGASRFERKPGLIARLVAPSFHKVLDQIDRGLEQGVMRVHLPDGTTRLLGGRNPGFETIVDLKDWRALMRLATNGSIGWYQAWEAGEWDSPDPVQVLAIFPHNARSLGTTGRAKGPFRWAAKVAHWLNRNSKSGSARNIHAHYDLGNDFYAQWLDPTMSYSSGIFAEGDDLQAAQKRKWAKLSERLGKPDTLLEIGCGWGALAGHFASEGARVTGISLSDAQLAWAREHHDAAIAFRKQDYRDTNDQYDAIVSVEMVEAVGREYWPSYFDCIARNLKPGGRAAIQFITIDDDLFDAYAASADFIQAYIFPGGLLIRNSEFQKLAAERNLEWRDQEFFGLDYARTLKLWRENFDAAVDAGRLPDGFDERFIRLWRFYLMYCEAGFRARSIDVSQVTLVKGT
- a CDS encoding PilZ domain-containing protein, producing the protein MLAQTHNSYELAAQEDRCSPRTKLTIPAQLRASGGRAFQTVVHDLSISGFSCAAISRMREGQLCWITLPGLESLQAEVVWWDNSIVGCAFTELLSPIVHDNILQRYSPNTVYRSTL
- a CDS encoding metal-dependent hydrolase — translated: MDNLTHSLIGALLGQAGLKKKTGLAMPALIIGANLPDVDAACFFWLEGTEHLGFRRGITHGPPALLLLPLILAGLLYGFDRWQTKRGKRPEGRLPVNFKWLFLLSFIGCLTHPALDWLNVYGIRLLEPFSSRWFYGDTLFIIDVWLWALLGFATWFSLRREKRGGDWIKPARAAMVAVLAYIGLNGVISSNAAHSHVDAPTGSDQQIASPVPGIFHQREVITGGNGLYAINGTALPGVPLDRCNLDELRAKDPQVEAFLFWSRTPFIEPGEDGIWRLRDARFYDPRARDRFTAVLSGLQCAEPSAE